The following coding sequences are from one Manis pentadactyla isolate mManPen7 chromosome 13, mManPen7.hap1, whole genome shotgun sequence window:
- the FCHSD1 gene encoding F-BAR and double SH3 domains protein 1 isoform X1: MQPPPRKVKPAQEVKLRFLEQLNILQTRQQREAELLEDIRSYSKQRAAIEREYGQALQKLAGPFLKREGHRSGEIDSRMVFGAWRCLLDATVAGGQARLQASDRYRDLAGGTGRSAKEQMLRKGAESLQRAQAEVLQSVRELSRSRKLYGQRERVWALAQEKAADVQARLNRSDHGLFHTRTSLQKLSTKLSVQSAQYSQQLRAARNEYLLNLVATNAHLDHYYQEELPALLKALVSELLEHLRDPLTLLSRTELEAAEMALQHARRGGQATSQVSWEQDVKLFLQEPGAFSPTPPQQFQPAGTDQVCALELEGDAGGATGESGLEKEVQRWTSRAARDYKIQNHGHRVLQRLEQRRQQAPEREVPGIEQRLQEVRESVRRAQVSQVKGAARLALLQGAGLDVQHWLKPAMTQAQDEVEQERRLSEARLSQRDLSPTAEDAELSDFEECEETGELFEEPAPPALATRPLPCPAHVVFGYQAGREDELTITEGEWLEVIEEGDADEWVKARNQHGAVGFVPEQYLNFPDLFFPKSGHNSDNPSGTEPTAFLARALYSYMGQSAEELSFPEGALIRLLPRAQDGVDDGFWRGEFGGHVGVFPSLLVEELLGPPGPPELSDPEEVLPSPSPPSFSPPAPTSALDGPPAPVLPVDQDLECPGPLDTMAPRLRPMRPPPPPPAKAPDPGHPDPLT; this comes from the exons ATGCAGCCGCCGCCCCGAAAA GTGAAGCCGGCCCAGGAGGTGAAGCTCCGTTTCCTGGAGCAGCTGAACATCCTCCAGACCCGGCAGCAGAGAGAGGCGGAGCTGCTGGAAGACATCAG ATCCTACAGCAAGCAGAGGGCAGCCATTGAGCGGGAGTATGGGCAG GCACTCCAGAAATTGGCTGGGCCATTCCTGAAGAGAGAAGGGCACCGGAGTGGGGAGATAGACAGCAG GATGGTGTTTGGTGCCTGGCGCTGCCTGCTGGATGCCACCGTGGCTGGGGGCCAAGCCCGGCTCCAGGCGTCTGACCGGTACCGTGACCTGGCAGGGGGCACAGGGCGGAGTGCCAAGGAGCAGATGCTTAGGAAG GGAGCAGAGAGCCTccagagggcccaggcagaggtgCTGCAGTCTGTCCGGGAGCTGAGCCGAAGTCGGAAGCTGTATGGGCAGCGGGAACGCGTGTGGGCCTTGGCACAGGAGAAGGCGGCTGATGTCCAAGCCAG GCTGAACCGAAGTGATCATGGGCTGTTCCACACTCGGACCAGTCTCCAGAAACTCAGCACCAAG CTGTCCGTCCAATCGGCCCAGTACTCCCAACAGCTGAGAGCAGCCCGAAATGAGTACCTTCTCAACTTGGTGGCCACCAATGCCCACCTTGACCACTACTACCAGGAGGAACTGCCAGCCCTGCTCAAG GCCCTGGTCAGCGAGCTGCTGGAACACTTGAGGGACCCCCTGACCTTACTGAGCCGCACTGAACTGGAAGCTGCAGAGATGGCCTTGCAGCATGCCCGCCGGGGGGGCCAGGCAACCTCCCAG GTAAGCTGGGAGCAGGATGTGAAGCTCTTTCTTCAGGAGCCCGGAGCGTTTTCCCCCACACCACCTCAGCAGTTTCAGCCAGCAGGGACTGACCAG GTGTGCGCCCTGGAGCTGGAAGGGGATGCAGGAGGCGCCACTGGGGAGAGTGGCCTGGAGAAAGAGGTTCAGCGCTGGACGAGTCGAGCTGCCCGAGACTACAAGATCCAGAACCATGGGCATCGG GTGCTGCAGCGGCTGGAGCAGAGGCGGCAGCAGGCTCCAGAGCGGGAGGTTCCAGGCATAGAACAGCGGCTGCAGGAAGTGAGGGAGAGCGTACGGCGGGCACAG GTGAGCCAGGTGAAGGGGGCAGCCCGGTTGGCCCTGCTGCAGGGGGCTGGCCTGGATGTGCAGCACTGGCTGAAGCCAGCCATGACACAGGCCCAGGACGAGGTGGAGCAGGAGCGACGGCTCAGTGAGGCCCGGCTGTCCCAGAGGGACCTCTCCCCCACG GCTGAGGATGCTGAGCTCTCTGACTTTGAGGAATGTGAGGAGACAGGCGAGCTCTTTGAGGAGCCTGCCCCTCCAGCCCTGGCCACCAGGCCCCTCCCCTGTCCTGCCCATGTGGTGTTTGGCTATCAG GCAGGGCGTGAGGATGAGCTGACCATCACAGAGGGAGAGTGGCTGGAGGTCATAGAGGAGGGAGATGCCGATGAATGGGTCAAG GCTCGGAACCAACACGGTGCAGTAGGCTTTGTCCCTGAGCAGTATCTCAACTTCCCGGACCTCTTCTTCCCCAAGAGTGGCCACAACAGTGATAATCCCTCTGGGACAGAACCCACAG CATTCCTAGCCCGTGCCCTGTACAGCTACATGGGACAGAGTGCAGAGGAGCTGAGCTTCCCCGAGGGGGCGCTCATCCGCCTGCTCCCCCGGGCCCAGGATGGAGTGGATGACGGCTTCTGGAGGGGAGAATTTGGAGGCCATGTTGGGGTTTTCCCCTCCCTACTGGTGGAGGAGCTGCTTGGCCCCCCAGGGCCACCTGAACTCTCAGACCCTGAAGAG GTGCTGCCATCTCCTTCTCCTCCCAGCTTCTCTCCTCCTGCTCCCACCTCCGCTTTGGATGGACCCCCTGCACCTGTCCTGCCTGTGG ACCAAGATCTGGAGTGCCCTGGACCCCTGGACACGATGGCACCTCGACTCAGGCCG ATGCGTCCACCACCTCCCCCACCAGCTAAGGCCCCGGATCCTGGCCACCCGGATCCTCTCACCTGA
- the FCHSD1 gene encoding F-BAR and double SH3 domains protein 1 isoform X2 — protein MGRMVFGAWRCLLDATVAGGQARLQASDRYRDLAGGTGRSAKEQMLRKGAESLQRAQAEVLQSVRELSRSRKLYGQRERVWALAQEKAADVQARLNRSDHGLFHTRTSLQKLSTKLSVQSAQYSQQLRAARNEYLLNLVATNAHLDHYYQEELPALLKALVSELLEHLRDPLTLLSRTELEAAEMALQHARRGGQATSQVSWEQDVKLFLQEPGAFSPTPPQQFQPAGTDQVCALELEGDAGGATGESGLEKEVQRWTSRAARDYKIQNHGHRVLQRLEQRRQQAPEREVPGIEQRLQEVRESVRRAQVSQVKGAARLALLQGAGLDVQHWLKPAMTQAQDEVEQERRLSEARLSQRDLSPTAEDAELSDFEECEETGELFEEPAPPALATRPLPCPAHVVFGYQAGREDELTITEGEWLEVIEEGDADEWVKARNQHGAVGFVPEQYLNFPDLFFPKSGHNSDNPSGTEPTAFLARALYSYMGQSAEELSFPEGALIRLLPRAQDGVDDGFWRGEFGGHVGVFPSLLVEELLGPPGPPELSDPEEVLPSPSPPSFSPPAPTSALDGPPAPVLPVDQDLECPGPLDTMAPRLRPMRPPPPPPAKAPDPGHPDPLT, from the exons ATGGGCAG GATGGTGTTTGGTGCCTGGCGCTGCCTGCTGGATGCCACCGTGGCTGGGGGCCAAGCCCGGCTCCAGGCGTCTGACCGGTACCGTGACCTGGCAGGGGGCACAGGGCGGAGTGCCAAGGAGCAGATGCTTAGGAAG GGAGCAGAGAGCCTccagagggcccaggcagaggtgCTGCAGTCTGTCCGGGAGCTGAGCCGAAGTCGGAAGCTGTATGGGCAGCGGGAACGCGTGTGGGCCTTGGCACAGGAGAAGGCGGCTGATGTCCAAGCCAG GCTGAACCGAAGTGATCATGGGCTGTTCCACACTCGGACCAGTCTCCAGAAACTCAGCACCAAG CTGTCCGTCCAATCGGCCCAGTACTCCCAACAGCTGAGAGCAGCCCGAAATGAGTACCTTCTCAACTTGGTGGCCACCAATGCCCACCTTGACCACTACTACCAGGAGGAACTGCCAGCCCTGCTCAAG GCCCTGGTCAGCGAGCTGCTGGAACACTTGAGGGACCCCCTGACCTTACTGAGCCGCACTGAACTGGAAGCTGCAGAGATGGCCTTGCAGCATGCCCGCCGGGGGGGCCAGGCAACCTCCCAG GTAAGCTGGGAGCAGGATGTGAAGCTCTTTCTTCAGGAGCCCGGAGCGTTTTCCCCCACACCACCTCAGCAGTTTCAGCCAGCAGGGACTGACCAG GTGTGCGCCCTGGAGCTGGAAGGGGATGCAGGAGGCGCCACTGGGGAGAGTGGCCTGGAGAAAGAGGTTCAGCGCTGGACGAGTCGAGCTGCCCGAGACTACAAGATCCAGAACCATGGGCATCGG GTGCTGCAGCGGCTGGAGCAGAGGCGGCAGCAGGCTCCAGAGCGGGAGGTTCCAGGCATAGAACAGCGGCTGCAGGAAGTGAGGGAGAGCGTACGGCGGGCACAG GTGAGCCAGGTGAAGGGGGCAGCCCGGTTGGCCCTGCTGCAGGGGGCTGGCCTGGATGTGCAGCACTGGCTGAAGCCAGCCATGACACAGGCCCAGGACGAGGTGGAGCAGGAGCGACGGCTCAGTGAGGCCCGGCTGTCCCAGAGGGACCTCTCCCCCACG GCTGAGGATGCTGAGCTCTCTGACTTTGAGGAATGTGAGGAGACAGGCGAGCTCTTTGAGGAGCCTGCCCCTCCAGCCCTGGCCACCAGGCCCCTCCCCTGTCCTGCCCATGTGGTGTTTGGCTATCAG GCAGGGCGTGAGGATGAGCTGACCATCACAGAGGGAGAGTGGCTGGAGGTCATAGAGGAGGGAGATGCCGATGAATGGGTCAAG GCTCGGAACCAACACGGTGCAGTAGGCTTTGTCCCTGAGCAGTATCTCAACTTCCCGGACCTCTTCTTCCCCAAGAGTGGCCACAACAGTGATAATCCCTCTGGGACAGAACCCACAG CATTCCTAGCCCGTGCCCTGTACAGCTACATGGGACAGAGTGCAGAGGAGCTGAGCTTCCCCGAGGGGGCGCTCATCCGCCTGCTCCCCCGGGCCCAGGATGGAGTGGATGACGGCTTCTGGAGGGGAGAATTTGGAGGCCATGTTGGGGTTTTCCCCTCCCTACTGGTGGAGGAGCTGCTTGGCCCCCCAGGGCCACCTGAACTCTCAGACCCTGAAGAG GTGCTGCCATCTCCTTCTCCTCCCAGCTTCTCTCCTCCTGCTCCCACCTCCGCTTTGGATGGACCCCCTGCACCTGTCCTGCCTGTGG ACCAAGATCTGGAGTGCCCTGGACCCCTGGACACGATGGCACCTCGACTCAGGCCG ATGCGTCCACCACCTCCCCCACCAGCTAAGGCCCCGGATCCTGGCCACCCGGATCCTCTCACCTGA